One Lentibacillus cibarius DNA window includes the following coding sequences:
- the pstA gene encoding phosphate ABC transporter permease PstA, giving the protein MNLVDKQVVQNKMNKRIISNRVMRQMFFLASVFGIVVLAVLLYRIFSEGLPYLDWRFLTSFASRFPEEAGIKAAIAGSVWLMAVTAPISLVLGVGTAIYLEEYAKENKFTQFIRMNISNLAGVPSVVFGLLGLTVFVRLMDMGRSIIAGGLTMSLLILPIIVVSSQEAIRAIPKNQYEASYAMGATKWQTIRRIVLPAAIPGILTGGILALSRAIGETAPLLMIGALSFIAYLPENIWSGFTVLPIQIFNWTGRPQEEFHLVASAGIIVLLIILLLMNSIAVVIRNKFSKRY; this is encoded by the coding sequence ATGAATCTGGTCGATAAACAAGTCGTTCAAAATAAAATGAATAAACGAATCATCAGCAATCGGGTTATGCGCCAAATGTTCTTTTTGGCTTCAGTATTCGGCATCGTTGTCCTTGCTGTATTGTTATATCGTATATTTTCGGAAGGTCTGCCATATTTGGATTGGCGTTTTCTTACAAGTTTTGCCTCACGTTTCCCTGAGGAAGCGGGTATAAAAGCAGCAATTGCAGGCTCTGTCTGGTTGATGGCAGTAACTGCCCCAATATCGCTGGTGCTTGGCGTCGGAACAGCTATCTATCTTGAAGAATATGCCAAAGAGAATAAATTTACACAGTTTATTCGAATGAATATCTCAAACCTTGCAGGTGTACCATCGGTTGTGTTTGGTCTGCTGGGGTTGACCGTTTTTGTTCGATTAATGGATATGGGCAGAAGTATTATAGCTGGCGGCCTGACAATGAGTCTGTTGATACTTCCGATTATAGTGGTTTCTTCTCAGGAAGCAATCAGAGCCATCCCAAAAAATCAGTATGAAGCTTCGTATGCTATGGGAGCTACAAAATGGCAAACTATCCGTCGAATTGTACTGCCCGCTGCTATCCCCGGTATATTAACAGGAGGTATTTTAGCATTATCCCGGGCAATTGGCGAAACAGCTCCATTATTGATGATAGGAGCATTATCATTCATTGCTTACTTGCCTGAAAATATTTGGTCCGGTTTTACGGTGTTGCCGATACAGATATTCAACTGGACCGGAAGACCACAGGAAGAATTCCATTTGGTTGCATCGGCGGGCATTATTGTTTTGCTGATCATATTACTTCTGATGAATTCCATTGCTGTTGTTATACGAAATAAATTTTCAAAACGCTACTAA
- the pstC gene encoding phosphate ABC transporter permease subunit PstC translates to MNEKKSNQHFLRILEKVAPAFFLLCAIISVLTTIGIILTLLVETITFFNRVSFTEFITGTEWWPFGENASYGILPLISGTLLIAVIAMIVALPIGLASAIYLSEFAPPKVRKVVKPILEVLAGVPTIVYGFFALTFVTPMLQLAIDDLPIFNALSPGIVVGIMIIPMIASLSEDAMSSVPDPMREGALALGSTRLEVALKVVVPAALSGIIGSFLLGISRAIGETMIVSVAAGSTPKLTTDVTESIQTMTGYIVQVTLGDASYGSTTYYSIYAVGITLFVFTLIMNLLSQYISSRFKEDY, encoded by the coding sequence AAGTCAAACCAGCATTTTCTCCGCATTTTGGAGAAGGTTGCACCAGCATTTTTTTTGCTGTGTGCGATTATATCTGTTCTGACAACGATTGGTATAATTCTTACGTTATTAGTTGAAACCATCACGTTTTTTAACCGTGTATCATTTACAGAATTTATAACAGGAACTGAATGGTGGCCGTTTGGGGAAAATGCCAGCTACGGCATTCTTCCGTTAATCTCCGGCACGTTGTTGATAGCAGTTATTGCAATGATTGTGGCGTTGCCGATTGGTCTGGCATCAGCAATTTATTTAAGTGAATTTGCACCACCTAAGGTGCGAAAGGTTGTTAAGCCTATTCTGGAAGTGCTGGCCGGAGTTCCGACAATTGTCTATGGTTTCTTCGCCTTAACCTTTGTGACACCAATGCTGCAGCTCGCCATCGATGACTTGCCTATTTTCAACGCACTCAGCCCTGGAATTGTTGTAGGTATTATGATTATCCCGATGATTGCATCTCTCTCGGAAGATGCGATGAGTTCCGTACCTGACCCCATGAGGGAAGGCGCTTTGGCGTTGGGGTCCACAAGATTGGAAGTGGCGCTTAAAGTCGTTGTTCCGGCGGCATTGTCCGGTATCATAGGCTCATTTTTACTGGGGATATCCCGCGCCATTGGGGAGACAATGATTGTTTCCGTAGCTGCAGGCTCAACACCAAAACTTACGACCGATGTCACGGAATCGATACAGACAATGACCGGTTATATTGTTCAGGTAACACTGGGTGATGCATCATATGGGTCCACCACCTATTACAGCATATATGCCGTGGGTATAACACTATTTGTTTTCACGCTGATTATGAATCTATTGTCACAATATATCTCCAGTCGTTTCAAGGAGGATTACTAA